The Chitinophaga sp. H8 genome contains a region encoding:
- the aspA gene encoding aspartate ammonia-lyase, whose amino-acid sequence MTKRIEHDFLGEKELSPDVYYGIQTLRSLENFHITGIPLKTEPVFVQALGYVKKAAALANRDLGVLDANIADYIVKACDRVIKGEFNDQFLSDLIQGGAGTSVNMNANEVIANIALEMMGKQKGQYEFCHPNNHVNCSQSTNDAYPTAFRIALMNKLTGYSHTLGALADAFEVKGEEFKDVLKMGRTQLQDAVPMSMGQEFKAYATNLHEELSRIEDSKSLIAEINMGATAIGTGVNAPAGYADKVTMYLREVTGLDLKLAGDLIEATYDTGVYVQLSGVLKRTAIKVSKICNDLRLLSSGPRCGLNEINLPAMQPGSSIMPGKVNPVIPEVVNQTAFYVIGADLTVTLAAEAGQLQLNVMEPVISYALFTAITYMTNACKTLREKCVLGITANADRTKEMVMNSIGIVTQLNPIIGYEKSAAIAREALETGKSVHDIAVKEQKFITQEKWEEIFTPSNMIYPRFIQ is encoded by the coding sequence ATGACTAAGAGAATTGAGCATGATTTCCTGGGAGAAAAGGAATTATCACCCGATGTTTACTATGGAATTCAGACATTACGGTCGCTGGAAAATTTCCACATTACAGGTATTCCCCTGAAAACGGAGCCTGTGTTTGTACAAGCGCTGGGTTATGTAAAAAAAGCAGCCGCACTGGCTAACCGCGACCTGGGGGTGTTGGACGCCAACATTGCAGATTACATTGTAAAGGCCTGTGACCGGGTTATCAAAGGCGAGTTTAATGACCAGTTCCTGAGCGACCTGATACAGGGAGGAGCTGGTACTTCTGTTAATATGAATGCCAATGAAGTGATTGCTAATATAGCGCTGGAGATGATGGGCAAACAAAAAGGGCAATATGAGTTTTGTCATCCGAATAATCATGTAAACTGCTCACAGTCAACCAACGATGCTTATCCCACTGCTTTCCGCATTGCGCTGATGAATAAACTCACCGGGTATAGCCATACGCTGGGTGCGCTGGCGGATGCATTTGAAGTAAAAGGAGAGGAGTTTAAAGACGTGCTTAAAATGGGCCGCACCCAATTGCAGGACGCGGTACCTATGAGTATGGGGCAGGAGTTTAAAGCGTATGCTACGAATCTCCATGAGGAATTGTCACGCATTGAAGACAGTAAAAGCCTGATTGCAGAGATCAATATGGGCGCCACGGCTATTGGTACCGGGGTAAATGCCCCTGCCGGATATGCAGATAAAGTAACGATGTATCTGCGTGAAGTAACGGGCCTGGATCTTAAGCTGGCGGGAGATCTGATAGAAGCTACTTATGATACCGGGGTGTATGTACAGCTTTCCGGTGTGTTGAAACGTACTGCTATCAAGGTATCTAAAATATGTAATGACCTGCGTTTACTTTCATCCGGCCCACGGTGCGGACTGAACGAAATAAATCTGCCTGCGATGCAGCCAGGCTCTTCTATCATGCCGGGTAAGGTGAATCCTGTAATTCCTGAGGTGGTGAATCAAACTGCGTTTTATGTGATAGGGGCAGACCTGACTGTTACTCTGGCAGCAGAAGCCGGACAGTTGCAACTGAATGTAATGGAACCGGTGATTTCCTATGCTTTGTTTACCGCCATTACCTACATGACCAATGCCTGCAAAACGCTGCGGGAAAAATGCGTGCTGGGTATAACTGCCAATGCAGACCGGACAAAGGAAATGGTGATGAACAGTATCGGTATTGTTACGCAGCTGAACCCTATTATTGGTTATGAAAAATCGGCTGCCATAGCAAGGGAGGCCCTGGAAACGGGTAAGTCTGTGCATGATATTGCCGTAAAAGAGCAAAAATTCATTACCCAGGAAAAGTGGGAGGAGATTTTTACCCCTTCCAATATGATCTATCCGCGGTTTATCCAATAA